The Nocardia arthritidis genome has a window encoding:
- a CDS encoding ABC transporter permease, whose amino-acid sequence MADRILPLNESPEVVAAQHIPGRARSRFATVLRSLLANKLAVVGIGLIALFLLFCFLGPVLYHSEQIATNLAGANQPPSSAHPLGTDDVGYDELGRLMVGGRASVEIGVAAAVIATVFGTLWGAVAGYVGGFVDSAMMRVVDTLLAIPTLFLLLILSSIFTASVGLLILVVSFAAWLSPARLVRGETLSLRTREYVQAVKMMGGGNRRAILRHIMPNAVGVIVVNATFQVADAVLMVAALSYLGLGMAPPHADWGSMLSNSTDFLQNGYWWMVLPPGVAIMGVVIGFNFLGDALRDALEVRLRRW is encoded by the coding sequence ATGGCCGATCGCATCCTGCCGCTCAACGAATCACCGGAAGTCGTTGCCGCCCAGCATATTCCGGGTCGTGCCCGATCCAGGTTCGCAACCGTGCTGCGCAGTCTGCTCGCGAACAAGCTCGCCGTGGTCGGCATCGGGCTGATCGCGTTGTTCCTGCTGTTCTGCTTCCTCGGCCCGGTGCTCTACCACTCCGAGCAGATCGCGACGAATCTCGCGGGCGCCAATCAGCCGCCGAGTTCCGCGCATCCGCTCGGCACCGACGACGTCGGCTACGACGAACTCGGCAGGCTCATGGTCGGCGGGCGCGCGTCGGTGGAGATCGGCGTCGCCGCGGCGGTCATCGCCACCGTCTTCGGGACGCTGTGGGGTGCGGTCGCGGGCTATGTCGGTGGTTTCGTCGATTCGGCGATGATGCGCGTCGTCGACACCCTGCTGGCGATACCGACGCTGTTCCTGCTGCTGATCCTCTCGTCGATCTTCACCGCCAGCGTCGGCCTGCTCATCCTCGTGGTGTCCTTCGCCGCCTGGCTCTCGCCCGCGCGCCTGGTGCGCGGCGAGACATTGTCCCTGCGCACAAGGGAATACGTGCAGGCGGTGAAGATGATGGGCGGCGGCAACCGCCGGGCGATCCTGCGCCACATCATGCCCAACGCCGTCGGCGTCATCGTGGTGAACGCGACCTTCCAGGTGGCCGACGCGGTGCTGATGGTGGCGGCGCTGAGCTATCTCGGACTCGGCATGGCGCCGCCGCACGCCGACTGGGGCAGCATGCTTTCCAACAGCACGGATTTCCTGCAGAACGGCTACTGGTGGATGGTCCTGCCGCCGGGTGTGGCGATCATGGGCGTCGTCATCGGATTCAACTTCCTCGGCGACGCGTTGCGCGACGCGCTCGAGGTACGGCTGCGGAGGTGGTGA
- a CDS encoding ABC transporter permease, with protein MTGYLLRRVLQSVIVVVLVSVLTFVLLQLLPGGPARAILGPKATPQQIETFNQQNGYDKPLVVQFLHWAGGVLHGDLGYSYKLNQPVVDVITDHLPKTLILMSLSTAVAVLLAVPIGIYQARKRNTLGDYAITGLSFAFYAMPTFFLGELLILLFAIQLHWFPPVGPDGNTVGEILGQASGLVLPVATLTLVTIASFGRYVRSSVMENLRQDYVRTALAGGASDGRVLLRHVLRNSLIPVVTLLGLTLPQLFAGALITERVFNYPGMGFIFVQGAQVHDYPVLLGIGLMVAVATVVGSLLADIGYAVLDPRVKY; from the coding sequence ATGACGGGATACCTACTGCGTCGGGTGCTGCAGTCGGTGATCGTGGTCGTGCTGGTCTCGGTGCTCACGTTCGTGCTGCTGCAGCTGCTGCCCGGCGGCCCGGCCCGCGCGATCCTCGGGCCGAAGGCGACACCGCAGCAGATCGAAACCTTCAATCAGCAGAACGGCTATGACAAACCGCTGGTCGTGCAGTTCCTGCATTGGGCGGGCGGCGTGCTGCACGGCGATCTCGGCTACTCCTACAAGCTGAACCAGCCGGTCGTCGACGTCATCACCGACCACCTGCCGAAGACGCTGATCCTGATGTCGCTGTCCACCGCCGTCGCGGTGCTGCTCGCGGTGCCGATCGGGATCTATCAGGCACGCAAGCGAAACACCCTCGGCGACTACGCGATCACCGGATTGTCGTTCGCGTTCTACGCCATGCCGACCTTCTTCCTCGGTGAACTGCTGATCCTGCTGTTCGCCATTCAGCTGCACTGGTTTCCGCCGGTCGGGCCGGACGGTAATACGGTCGGCGAAATCCTCGGGCAGGCATCGGGTCTGGTGCTGCCGGTGGCGACGCTGACGCTGGTCACCATCGCGTCGTTCGGTCGGTACGTGCGTTCCTCGGTGATGGAGAACCTGCGGCAGGACTATGTGCGCACCGCGCTGGCCGGGGGCGCGAGCGACGGCCGGGTGCTGTTGCGGCATGTGCTGCGCAATTCGCTGATCCCGGTGGTCACGCTGCTCGGGCTCACCCTGCCGCAGCTGTTCGCGGGCGCGCTGATCACCGAGCGGGTGTTCAACTATCCGGGGATGGGTTTCATTTTCGTCCAGGGGGCACAGGTGCACGACTATCCGGTCTTGCTCGGCATCGGTCTGATGGTCGCCGTCGCGACCGTCGTCGGCTCGCTGCTGGCCGATATCGGCTACGCCGTGCTCGATCCGAGGGTGAAGTACTGA
- a CDS encoding epoxide hydrolase family protein, with the protein MSNEITPFRIEIPQEQLDDLRARLDAARMPAPLPGDDWDTGVPVHWLRELVEYWRTEYDWRAAEAELNRYPQFITEIDGQRVHFLHIRSAEPAATPLLLTHGWPGSVVEFLDVIGPLTDPGAHGGDPADAFHLVIPSLPGFGFSGPVSESGWDRARIGKLWAKLMDRLGYSRYAVQGGDIGGAVSPEVARSAPDRVIGVHVNGGTNLPPFPLPESELAELTELERDRIARIAAFMREEFGYIAIQSTRPQALAYGLVDSPVGQLAWITDKFREWTFPRNVLPDKIIDRDRLLTNVMFYWLTGTAGSAAYVGYASAQAWGELPANSGVPTACIVFAHDVAIRRYCETSNTITRWTDVDRGGHFAAMEEPEILVADIREFFRDLR; encoded by the coding sequence ATGAGCAACGAGATCACTCCCTTCCGGATCGAAATCCCCCAGGAACAGCTCGACGACCTGCGGGCCCGGCTCGATGCCGCGCGGATGCCCGCGCCGCTGCCGGGCGACGACTGGGATACCGGTGTCCCGGTGCACTGGCTGCGCGAGCTGGTCGAGTACTGGCGCACCGAATACGACTGGCGGGCCGCCGAGGCGGAACTGAACCGGTACCCGCAGTTCATCACCGAAATCGACGGTCAGCGCGTGCATTTCCTGCACATCCGCTCGGCCGAGCCTGCGGCGACACCGCTGCTGCTCACCCACGGCTGGCCGGGGTCGGTCGTCGAATTCCTCGACGTGATCGGACCGCTCACCGATCCGGGCGCGCACGGCGGCGACCCGGCCGACGCCTTCCACCTGGTGATTCCGTCGCTGCCCGGTTTCGGATTCTCCGGGCCGGTCAGCGAATCGGGCTGGGACAGAGCGCGAATCGGCAAGCTGTGGGCGAAACTCATGGACCGCCTGGGCTATTCGCGATACGCCGTACAGGGCGGTGATATCGGCGGCGCGGTGAGCCCGGAGGTGGCGCGGTCCGCGCCGGATCGGGTGATCGGCGTCCACGTGAACGGCGGCACGAACCTTCCGCCGTTCCCGCTCCCGGAGTCCGAACTCGCCGAGCTGACCGAGCTCGAGCGCGACCGGATCGCCCGGATCGCGGCCTTCATGCGAGAAGAGTTCGGCTACATCGCGATTCAATCCACCCGCCCGCAGGCGCTCGCGTACGGTCTGGTGGATTCGCCGGTGGGGCAGCTGGCCTGGATCACGGACAAATTCCGGGAATGGACCTTCCCGCGAAATGTGCTGCCGGACAAGATCATCGACCGTGACCGCCTGCTGACCAACGTGATGTTCTACTGGCTCACCGGCACCGCGGGCTCCGCCGCCTACGTCGGCTACGCGAGCGCCCAGGCATGGGGCGAGCTCCCGGCGAACTCCGGCGTCCCCACCGCCTGCATCGTCTTCGCGCACGATGTCGCGATCCGCCGCTACTGCGAAACCTCCAACACCATCACGCGCTGGACCGATGTCGACCGCGGCGGCCACTTCGCCGCCATGGAAGAGCCCGAAATCTTGGTCGCCGATATCCGCGAGTTCTTCCGCGATCTGCGCTGA
- a CDS encoding helix-turn-helix transcriptional regulator produces the protein MMETSARLLRLLSLLQTPREWTGAELADRLAVDVRTVRRDIQKLRNLGYPVHAVAGAAGYRLGAGAELPPLLLDDDEAIAVAMGLRTAAGGTIAGIEESSLRALAKLEQVLPSRLRHRMTALQSATVAVPAGGPQIDPDVLTAIAAAIRDHHRLRFDYRTHTGEISCRTTEPHRLVHTGRRWYLTGWDVDRADWRTYRVDRLTPRTPTGPRFTPRAAPDAADLVSRGVTTAPYRYQARIMLRASAAIAAERIAPTVGVIEAIDAETCVLHTGSNSLDAIAVYLLGFGFEFEVLEPSELAARLRELAARLLRAAGSVADGGPAGEQGTS, from the coding sequence GTGATGGAAACCTCAGCCCGGCTGCTGCGCCTACTCTCGCTGCTACAGACCCCGCGCGAATGGACCGGCGCCGAACTGGCCGACCGTCTCGCGGTGGATGTGCGCACCGTCCGCCGGGATATCCAAAAGCTGCGCAACCTCGGCTATCCCGTGCACGCGGTCGCGGGCGCGGCCGGGTATCGGCTCGGGGCGGGCGCGGAACTCCCGCCGCTGCTGCTGGACGACGACGAGGCCATCGCCGTCGCCATGGGCCTGCGCACCGCGGCGGGCGGCACCATCGCCGGAATCGAGGAGAGTTCGCTGCGTGCGCTGGCCAAACTCGAACAGGTGCTCCCCTCCCGGCTGCGTCACCGCATGACCGCGCTGCAATCGGCGACCGTCGCCGTGCCTGCGGGCGGCCCACAGATCGATCCAGACGTCCTGACCGCGATTGCCGCCGCCATTCGCGACCACCACCGGCTGCGTTTCGACTACCGCACGCACACCGGCGAAATCTCTTGCCGCACAACCGAACCGCACCGTCTCGTACACACCGGCCGCCGCTGGTACCTGACCGGCTGGGATGTGGACCGCGCGGATTGGCGCACCTACCGGGTGGACCGGCTCACCCCGCGCACCCCGACCGGCCCGCGCTTCACCCCGCGCGCGGCCCCCGACGCGGCCGATCTGGTCTCGCGCGGGGTGACCACCGCGCCCTATCGGTACCAGGCCCGCATCATGCTGCGGGCCTCCGCGGCGATCGCGGCCGAGCGGATCGCCCCGACCGTCGGCGTCATCGAGGCGATCGACGCGGAAACCTGTGTGCTGCATACGGGTTCGAACTCGCTCGACGCGATCGCCGTCTATCTGCTCGGCTTCGGCTTCGAATTCGAGGTGCTCGAACCGTCCGAGTTGGCCGCGCGGCTGCGCGAGCTGGCGGCCCGACTGCTCAGGGCGGCCGGGTCGGTCGCGGATGGCGGCCCGGCCGGTGAGCAGGGAACTTCCTGA